Proteins encoded together in one Macadamia integrifolia cultivar HAES 741 chromosome 8, SCU_Mint_v3, whole genome shotgun sequence window:
- the LOC122085928 gene encoding kinesin-like protein KIN-UB, translating to MVYEVSQCILHSNACSKVRLKSHVKNYLKSVIFYIFFYNRQVMGLEGFWWEHLSLSTSIPVCLDKLHTKLRGEGGIKALLGMVRCGHPDVLAQVARGIANFAKCESRASTQGTKSGKSLLIDDGALPWIVQNANNEASPIRRHIELALCHLAQHEVNAKDMVSGGALWELVRISRDCSREDIRTLAHRTLTSSPTFQAELRRLRIEC from the exons ATGGTTTATGAGGTTAGCCAATGCATCCTACATAGTAATGCTTGTTCCAAAGTGAGACTGAAATCCCATGTTAAAAATTATCTTAAATCAGTTatattctatatatttttttataatcgTCAAGTCATGGGATTGGAAGGTTTTTGGTGGGAACATTTGTCACTAAGTACTTCTATACCTGTTTGTCTAGATAAACTACACACAAAATTAAGAGGTGAAGGCGGTATTAAAGCGTTGCTTGGAATGGTGAGATGTGGACATCCAGATGTTCTTGCTCAAGTTGCACGTGGAATTGCTAACTTTGCAAAATGTGAGTCCAGAGCATCTACTCAAG GAACAAAGAGTGGCAAGTCTCTCCTCATTGATGATGGCGCACTTCCTTGGATTGTACAGAATGCAAATAATGAAGCTTCACCAATCAGGCGCCATATTGAACTTGCACTTTGCCACTTGGCACAACATG AAGTGAATGCAAAGGACATGGTTAGTGGAGGTGCTCTGTGGGAGCTGGTCCGTATTTCAAGAGATTGTTCTCGAGAGGACATAAGAACTCTTGCGCACCGGACACTAACTTCCAGTCCCACATTCCAAGCTGAACTAAGGCGGTTACGGATAGAGTGTTGA